A window of Clostridium botulinum BKT015925 contains these coding sequences:
- the serA gene encoding phosphoglycerate dehydrogenase, with protein sequence MNRGKVLIAERIDEAGVKLLQKEMDVDLAIGIGRDELLEKIHAYDGLIIRSDNKVDKELMEKAPNLKIVGRAGNGVDNINIEEATKRGIIVANTPDSNTISACEIAIAHILAGSRNFTYADSYLKAGKWERDLFMGNELYNKTLGIIGLGRIGALVATRMKAFGMQLIAYDPYISDERFKRYGVEKKESLNELLKEADIISIHTPRTKETIGIIGEREVALMKNGVRLVNAARGKLMDEEALYNGLKNGKIKSVGLDVHDKEPRFESPLYEFPNVTVTPHIGATTIEAQENVGLTIAKQVINGIKGEIVPNAVNLPGISMGELKELKPYIELIEKLGKLYYQLNNESVKYVDITYWGEIAKFDVDSMERAFLKGLLEPISNDRVNYINARIVAEQNGISIRQQKIEGQYKNYSNFITIKITNNNMEQYTFAGSLSSNHEGKLVEIQGYEVDVKPSTHMLFVQNKDVPGVIGQVGTIIGMENINVATMQVGRKAKGEIALMILNVDSEVAKESLNKFKEIENIIEVKSTRL encoded by the coding sequence ATGAATAGAGGGAAAGTATTAATTGCTGAAAGAATTGATGAAGCTGGGGTTAAGCTTTTACAAAAGGAGATGGATGTAGATTTAGCTATAGGAATAGGAAGAGATGAATTATTAGAAAAAATTCATGCTTATGATGGATTAATAATAAGAAGTGATAATAAGGTTGATAAAGAGCTTATGGAAAAGGCGCCTAATCTTAAAATCGTGGGTAGAGCAGGAAATGGTGTTGATAATATTAATATAGAGGAAGCAACTAAAAGGGGCATTATAGTTGCAAATACTCCAGACAGTAATACAATATCAGCTTGTGAAATTGCAATAGCTCACATTTTAGCTGGTTCAAGAAATTTTACTTATGCGGATTCATATTTAAAAGCAGGTAAGTGGGAAAGAGATTTATTCATGGGGAATGAATTATATAATAAAACTTTAGGAATTATAGGACTTGGAAGAATTGGAGCATTAGTAGCTACAAGAATGAAAGCCTTTGGTATGCAATTAATAGCATATGATCCTTATATATCTGATGAAAGATTTAAGAGATATGGAGTAGAGAAAAAAGAAAGTTTAAATGAATTACTAAAGGAAGCAGATATTATAAGTATTCATACGCCAAGAACTAAGGAAACTATAGGTATTATTGGGGAACGAGAAGTAGCACTTATGAAAAATGGGGTTAGACTTGTAAATGCTGCTAGAGGAAAACTCATGGATGAAGAAGCTTTATATAATGGATTAAAAAATGGAAAAATTAAAAGTGTTGGTCTTGATGTACATGATAAGGAACCGAGATTTGAAAGTCCATTATACGAATTTCCTAATGTAACTGTTACTCCTCATATTGGAGCAACTACAATAGAAGCGCAAGAGAATGTAGGATTAACAATAGCTAAGCAAGTTATTAATGGTATAAAGGGAGAAATTGTTCCTAATGCTGTTAACTTGCCGGGGATTAGCATGGGAGAACTTAAGGAGCTTAAGCCATATATTGAACTTATAGAAAAATTAGGGAAGTTATATTATCAATTAAATAATGAGTCTGTAAAGTATGTAGATATAACTTATTGGGGAGAAATTGCAAAGTTTGATGTAGATTCTATGGAAAGAGCATTTTTAAAGGGATTACTTGAGCCTATAAGTAATGATAGGGTTAATTATATTAATGCAAGAATAGTAGCAGAACAAAATGGTATTAGCATAAGACAACAAAAAATAGAAGGACAATATAAGAATTATTCAAATTTTATTACAATAAAAATAACAAATAATAATATGGAACAATACACATTTGCTGGATCATTATCAAGTAATCATGAGGGAAAACTTGTTGAAATTCAGGGATATGAGGTTGATGTTAAGCCAAGTACTCATATGCTATTTGTACAAAACAAGGATGTACCAGGGGTTATAGGACAGGTTGGTACAATAATTGGAATGGAAAATATAAATGTTGCTACAATGCAAGTTGGAAGAAAAGCTAAAGGTGAAATTGCTCTTATGATACTAAATGTAGATAGCGAAGTGGCAAAAGAATCTCTTAATAAATTTAAAGAAATAGAAAATATTATTGAAGTAAAATCAACTAGATTATAA